The following are from one region of the Acidimicrobiia bacterium genome:
- a CDS encoding GNAT family N-acetyltransferase, whose translation MDLVIRALTPELWPALVDLFDTTGPVGRCWCTYWRTGNAYRRTDPDENREAFREVVAAGPPPGLLAFDGEIAVGWCQLTPRDALPWLDRSPRLRRVDDAPVWSISCFYIRKGYRRQGVTTTLIAAAVEAAAEAGAPAVEAYPLDADLTPSASSTGYATTFARAGFVTVARHVAARPIMRYDLGQ comes from the coding sequence GTGGATCTCGTCATCCGGGCCCTCACCCCCGAGCTGTGGCCAGCACTCGTCGATCTGTTCGACACGACCGGCCCGGTCGGCCGGTGCTGGTGCACGTACTGGCGAACCGGCAACGCCTACCGCCGCACCGACCCCGACGAGAACAGGGAGGCGTTTCGCGAAGTCGTCGCCGCCGGCCCTCCTCCCGGCCTGCTCGCCTTCGACGGCGAGATTGCCGTCGGCTGGTGCCAGCTCACCCCCCGCGACGCCTTGCCGTGGCTCGATCGCTCGCCGCGGCTGCGGCGCGTCGACGACGCCCCCGTCTGGTCGATCTCGTGCTTCTACATCCGAAAGGGCTACCGAAGGCAGGGCGTGACGACGACCCTGATCGCGGCGGCCGTGGAGGCGGCCGCGGAGGCCGGCGCGCCGGCGGTCGAGGCATATCCGCTCGACGCCGACCTCACGCCGAGCGCGTCGAGCACCGGATACGCGACGACGTTCGCTCGAGCAGGTTTCGTCACGGTCGCCCGGCACGTCGCGGCGCGCCCGATCATGCGCTACGACCTCGGGCAGTGA